In the genome of Phlebotomus papatasi isolate M1 chromosome 2, Ppap_2.1, whole genome shotgun sequence, one region contains:
- the LOC129804360 gene encoding mRNA turnover protein 4 homolog has protein sequence MPKSKRDQKISLTKTDRKGLAWKQHIVEDIKFCVSKYTHIYVFSVHNMRNTLLKELRTKWKDSRFFFGKNRIMQLGLNESAKEMAENIGEDLHKLAVRLNGQCGLLFTDHAKDIVLDWFKDYSALEYARSGHECKEAIVLPAGPCEEFSHAIEPHLRKLGLPTKLERGVVSLYKEYRVCEAGSCLTPEQAKILKLCNMPIATFRLLIKCLWSKKAGFEGLVEDTDTSDSGNGADDEMDKTLDTPMDNEESE, from the exons ATGCCCAAGTCGAAAAGGGATCAGAAAA TTTCCCTGACCAAGACAGATCGGAAAGGATTGGCATGGAAGCAGCATATCGTTGAGGATATCAAATTCTGCGTGTCCAAATACACACATATCTATGTATTTTCCGTGCACAATATGCGGAATACGCTGCTGAAGGAGCTGCGGACAAAGTGGAAGGATTCGAGATTCTTCTTCGGGAAGAACAGAATTATGCAGCTGGGTCTCAATGAGTCTGCCAAGGAGATGGCAGAGAACATCGGGGAGGATTTGCACAAGTTGGCAGTGCGCCTGAATGGTCAGTGTGGGTTGCTTTTCACAGATCACGCGAAGGATATCGTTCTGGATTGGTTCAAAGACTACTCAGCGTTGGAGTATGCTCGGAGTGGCCATGAGTGCAAGGAGGCTATTGTCCTTCCAGCTGGACCCTGTGAGGAATTTTCACATGCCATAGAGCCCCATCTGCGGAAACTGGGACTGCCCACGAAGCTGGAACGTGGCGTGGTGTCTCTGTACAAAGAATACCGAGTCTGTGAAGCTGGATCGTGCCTCACGCCCGAACAGGCCAAGATCCTCAAGCTCTGCAATATGCCCATTGCCACCTTCAGGCTCCTCATTAAGTGCCTCTGGTCCAAGAAGGCCGGCTTCGAGGGTCTCGTGGAAGATACCGATACCAGCGACAGTGGCAATGGAGCTGACGATGAAATGGACAAGACCCTCGACACTCCCATGGACAATGAAGAATCCGAATAA